A single genomic interval of Corylus avellana chromosome ca10, CavTom2PMs-1.0 harbors:
- the LOC132163857 gene encoding uncharacterized protein LOC132163857 produces the protein MAARAPLHLLPLRCSATKEDQSEYTDKSRNVRVLVLGGTGRVGGSTAIALSKLRPDLHIIIAGRNREKGASMVATLGGNSDFAEVNIDNVKSLEAALEDVDLVVHTAGPFQQAEKCSVLEAAIHTKTAYVDVCDDTTYAWRAKSFKTRAVAANVPAIITGGISPGVSNVIAAELVRASKNEGKAEPERLRFHYYTEGSGGAGPTMLAASFLLLGEEVVAYSKGEVIKLKPYSGMLNIDFGKGIGKKDVYLLNLPEVTSAHEVLGVPTVSARFGTAPFFWNWGMEAMTTHLPAEFLRDRSKVQVLVQLLDPLVRSVDRIAGERLSMRIDLECSDGHSVVGIFSHRSLSVSVGTATAAFALAILEGSTQPGVWFPEEPEGIAIEAREVLLKRVAQGAINFVMNKPPWMVETDPRV, from the exons ATGGCGGCGCGTGCTCCGTTGCATTTGTTGCCATTGAGGTGTAGTGCTACGAAGGAAGACCAGAGCGAATACACAGACAAGTCTAGGAACGTGCGCGTTTTAGTGCTGGGAGGAACGGGTCGTGTCGGAGGCTCAACCGCCATTGCTCTCTCCAAGCTCCGCCCCGACCTCCACATCATCATTGCCGGTCGCAACAG GGAAAAAGGTGCTTCTATGGTGGCTACACTAGGGGGTAACTCTGACTTTGCCGAGGTCAACATTGACAATGTAAAATCCCTGGAAGCGGCTTTGGAGG ATGTGGATCTTGTAGTTCATACTGCTGGACCTTTCCAACAGGCAGAAAAGTGCAGTGTCCTGGAAGCTGCCATACATACCAAG ACAGCCTATGTTGATGTTTGTGATGACACAACCTATGCATGGCGTGCTAAATCCTTCAAGACTAGAGCAGTTGCTGCAAATGTTCCAGCTATAATAACAGGCGGAATTTCCCCAGGAGTGAGCAATG TGATAGCAGCAGAGCTAGTTCGTGCTTCAAAAAACGAAGGCAAGGCGGAGCCAGAGAGACTACG ATTCCACTACTACACAGAAGGTAGTGGTGGTGCAGGTCCAACTATGTTAGCTGCTAGCTTTTTACTTCTTGGAGAAGAAGTGGTAGCATATAGTAAAG GGGAAGTGATCAAACTGAAGCCTTATAGTGGAATGCTCAACATTGACTTTGGAAAAGGAATTGGAAAGAAAGATGTTTACCTGTT GAATTTGCCTGAAGTAACAAGTGCTCATGAGGTCCTTGGAGTACCAACTGTCAGTGCTAGATTTGGAACTGCTCCATTCTTCTGGAATTGGGGAATGGAAGCCATGACAACTCATCTTCCTGCT GAGTTTTTGAGAGACAGGAGCAAAGTCCAAGTATTAGTTCAATTGCTTGACCCTCTAGTCCGATCAGTTGATAGGATTGCTGGAGAGCGTTTATCAATGAGG ATTGATTTGGAGTGTTCAGATGGACACAGTGTTGTTGGTATATTCAGTCATAGGAGCCTTTCTGT ATCTGTGGGAACTGCAACAGCTGCTTTTGCTTTAGCTATTCTTGAGGGAAGCACACAGCCTGGGGTTTGGTTTCCAGAAGAG CCAGAAGGAATTGCAATTGAGGCAAGGGAAGTTCTTCTCAAACGTGTTGCACAAGGAGCAATCAATTTTGTAATGAACAA GCCACCATGGATGGTTGAAACAGACCCAAGAGTGTAG
- the LOC132164560 gene encoding uncharacterized protein LOC132164560, with translation MECPQLESNLHPLAFSTEWSRHVDSVVTVGSASHVVINSSRASSKHGIGRKRVRSSEPESNPSSKAASGLGIFWWRGGKLSRRVFNWKVLPCSLASKAARQV, from the exons ATGGAATGTCCTCAGTTGGAGTCAAATTTGCATCCTCTTGCATTCTCAACTGAGTGGTCAAGACATGTGGATTCTGTTGTTACTGTGGGTTCAGCATCTCATGTTGTGATCAATTCATCACGTGCATCCTCAAAGCATGGGATTGGCCGAAAAAGGGTTAGGTCTTCAGAACCTGAGTCCAATCCTTCATCAAAAGCTGCTAGTGGATTGGGTATATTCTGGTGGAGGGGTGGTAAACTTTCTCGTCGGGTGTTTAATTGGAAGGTTCTGCCTTGCTCCTTGGCTTCCAAGGCTGCCAGACAAG tttaa
- the LOC132164561 gene encoding DDT domain-containing protein PTM: MEFVGRTVKKAFKGFGVFSGTVKSYDASSGVFEIVYEDGDSEDLELSEVAALLEGKEEAAGGGGELAHEKPRLGRKPKKRRRIERKREIRGRSGNVSVSSVTDGKDLNENCDLSNGFGGNLRESVGIGENSNGNCNSNDGFEGILEMGHGFGGNLREITEINRNLNINVEKTLEKESGFDLNTGFNLNEEVDLNDGCDAHFKSEENLRKKDCIDLNLDVNGDFDENLGGGDLGCSDSGTEKRKCDFDLNVEVYEEIKDTDGDGGVEFKGTNSSEMTEESRKEEIGGDVEEKCEEDAGSNGSLEKVNLDINDVVLTQGVSGSPGSAVRDASLGLAEEPEKENSVYSEDLKARASLGVLDDACIKDSSSMEVQLKDGRSEAGSIVVHGDQGDLGSPCKQGSSRRKRKRLSDNLRSTTETVLRRSTRRGAAQSHVSMMSCAVNDPLLSPAVSAVTEEMGAGSGCEGSKKTRVLPSKLQFPPSSQNLNLDEIPVLDLFAIHACLRSFSTLLFLSPFELEDFVAALRYKSPSRLFDCIHVSILQTLRKHLEYLSSEGSESASNCLRSLNWDLLDLISWPIFMAEYLLIHGSGLRPGYNISQLKLFKSDYYKQPASVKVEVLRCLCDDMIEVEAIRSELSRRSLAAEPDMVFDRSMNIEVCKKRRVTVDVSGGSCLTETIVEDASDWNSDECCLCKMDGNLICCDGCPAAYHSRCVGITSDLLPEGDWYCPECAIDRNKPWMKPWKSLRGAELLGIDLHGRLYFSSCGYLLVSESCDTESLFSYYHRDDLNTVLEVLKASEVSYSGILMAIYKHWDISLSLNGANNLDSLNNSICSDILTKGQNPALPMPPAPWTSAETNIVKNETDESRKVEENSVSGCSGHLGCEVSKSLNLLDSMTATESPYITSEGSAGTTQMSLDIQNFQNHGRHDSNRAAEFLGHSEIPGKIPSLGDSSLSTSIDVRRENNTESAGPGCYSSAITSRKGDTSQVNGGIGYMNYYSFAQTASSVAEELMRKSSDKIDQNSIMSEEDIVSAQMKAILKKCTKFYWPNIQNPNVNARKEKCGWCFSCKYATDDRDCLFIMYLGPVQEGPKSDVVGFQSKKIRKGHLIDVICHILSIGDRLRGLLLGPWLNPHHTKYWHKSILKASDLTCIKHLLLTLESNLHPLAFSTEWSRHVDSVVTVGSASHVVINSSRASSKHGIGRKRVRSSEPESNPSSKAASGLGIFWWRGGKLSRRVFNWKVLPCSLASKAARQAGCTKIPGILYPENSEFVKRSRCVAWRAAVETASSVEQLAFQARELDSNIKWDDIENTHPLPALDKESRKSIRLFKKVIIRRKCTEGEVVKYLLDFGKRRVIPDIVKRHGSRVDESSSERKKYWLVDSYVPLHLLKNFEERRVARRSNDMKSGKLLEVGRVKKSSSQKRGFSYLFSKAERSAYHQCGHCNKDVPIREAVSCQYCKGFFHKRHVKKSDGAIIAECTYACHRCQDELRAKIDVKGGKTDTKQGKVQSQKRKKAFKDCKSVQLKRSKKTSKGRQIQSQNSKKAPPAVLLRRSPRKAKCLSLQNKKPRGRKKVKQKKSKKAVYKKPKKPKRRASWQKKRTQVYHSYWLNGLLFSGKPNDERVMHFREKNMLASSEKLHVILDQPKCCLCGEAGCGSTLSYIACEICGEWFHGDAFGLNPENIDKLIGFRCHVCRKRDPPICPHVLTVKSEVSQLVVETQSNAVVECNEVSNAVPPLSEITCN; the protein is encoded by the exons ATGGAGTTCGTGGGGAGGACCGTGAAGAAAGCGTTCAAGGGCTTCGGGGTGTTCTCGGGGACCGTGAAATCGTACGACGCGTCGTCTGGGGTCTTCGAGATAGTCTACGAGGACGGCGATTCTGAGGATTTGGAGTTGTCCGAGGTGGCTGCGCTCTTGGAGGGCAAAGAAGAAGCCGCCGGCGGCGGCGGAGAATTGGCTCACGAGAAGCCGCGGCTCGGCCGGAAGCCCAAGAAGCGGCGTCGTATCGAGCGGAAGCGCGAGATTCGAGGCAGGTCAGGTAATGTTAGCGTGAGTTCGGTGACTGATGGGAAGGATTTGAACGAAAATTGTGATTTAAGTAATGGGTTTGGGGGGAATTTGAGAGAAAGTGTGGGGATTGGTGAGAATTCGAATGGAAATTGTAATTCAAATGATGGGTTTGAAGGGATTTTGGAAATGGGACATGGCTTTGGGGGGAATTTGAGAGAAATCACGGAGATTAACCGGAATTTGAATATCAATGttgaaaaaaccctagaaaaggAAAGTGGGTTTGATTTGAATACtgggtttaatttaaatgaagagGTTGATTTGAATGATGGGTGTGATGCACATTTTAAGTCTGAGGAAAATTTGAGGAAAAAGGATTGTATTGATTTGAATTTGGACGTGAATGGTGATTTTGATGAGAATTTGGGTGGAGGTGATCTGGGTTGTTCGGATTCGGGAACCGAGAAGAGGAAATGTGATTTTGATTTGAACGTGGAAGTTTATGAGGAAATTAAGGATACGGATGGTGATGGTGGAGTAGAATTTAAGGGTACTAATTCTTCTGAGATGACTGAAGAAAGCCGAAAAGAAGAGATTGGCGGTGATGTTGAAGAAAAATGTGAGGAAGATGCTGGCTCAAATGGGTCTTTGGAGAAAGTTAATTTAGATATCAATGATGTTGTTTTGACGCAGGGTGTCAGTGGGTCCCCGGGGTCTGCAGTCAGAGATGCATCTCTAGGGTTGGCTGAAGAACCTGAGAAGGAAAATAGTGTTTATAGTGAAGATTTGAAGGCCCGTGCTTCTCTTGGTGTTTTGGATGATGCCTGCATTAAGGATTCTAGTTCTATGGAAGTTCAGTTGAAGGATGGTCGTTCTGAGGCTGGTAGTATAGTTGTTCATGGGGACCAAGGGGACTTAGGAAGTCCATGCAAACAAGGAAGTAGCCGGAGGAAGAGAAAAAGACTATCAGATAATTTGAGATCAACCACGGAGACAGTTTTGAGGAGAAGTACTCGCAGAGGGGCTGCCCAGAGTCATGTTTCGATGATGTCATGTGCTGTCAATGATCCATTGTTATCCCCTGCAGTTAGTGCAGTAACAGAGGAAATGGGGGCAGGTTCAGGCTGTGAAGGTTCTAAAAAGACCCGTGTTCTTCCTTCAAAGCTGCAATTTCCCCCTTCTtcacaaaatttgaatttagatGAAATTCCCGTTCTTGACCTTTTTGCGATCCATGCATGTTTAAGATCATTTAGTACTTTATTATTTCTGAGCCCCTTTGAGTTGGAGGATTTTGTAGCAGCATTGAGGTACAAGTCTCCTAGTAGATTGTTTGATTGCATTCATGTTTCTATTTTGCAAACTCTGAGGAAGCATTTGGAGTACCTTTCAAGTGAAGGTTCTGAATCTGCTTCTAATTGCCTAAG GAGTCTTAACTGGGATTTGTTAGACTTAATTTCCTGGCCCATTTTTATGGCCGAATACCTACTGATTCATGGTTCGGGATTGAGACCTGGTTATAATATTAGTCAATTAAAGCTATTTAAAAGCGACTACTACAAACAGCCTGCTTCTGTAAAGGTTGAGGTACTTCGGTGTCTGTGTGATGATATGATTGAAGTGGAAGCCATAAGGTCTGAGCTTAGTAGAAGATCTTTGGCAGCTGAGCCTGACATGGTTTTTGATCGGAGTATGAACATTGAGGTTTGCAAGAAAAGGAGAGTTACAGTAGATGTTTCTGGTGGTTCTTGCTTAACTGAGACGATCGTAGAGGATGCCTCTGACTGGAATAGTGACGAATGCTGCCTCTGTAAGATGGATGGAAACTTAATATGCTGTGATGGTTGTCCTGCTGCATATCATTCAAGGTGTGTAGGAATTACTAGTGATCTTTTGCCAGAGGGTGACTGGTACTGCCCTGAGTGTGCAATAGACAGAAATAAGCCTTGGATGAAACCTTGGAAGTCACTTCGAGGAGCAGAGTTACTGGGAATTGATCTTCATGGTCGGCTGTATTTTAGCAGCTGTGGTTACTTGTTGGT GTCAGAGTCATGTGACACTGAATCCTTGTTCAGTTACTACCACAGAGATGATTTGAACACTGTTCTTGAAGTGCTGAAGGCTTCTGAAGTTTCCTATAGTGGTATATTAATGGCTATCTACAAGCACTGGGATATCTCTTTGAGCTTAAATGGAGCTAATAATTTGGATTCACTGAACAATTCTATATGCTCAGACATTCTTACAAAGGGACAAAACCCAGCTCTTCCAATGCCCCCGGCACCATGGACATCTGCAGAAACGAATATTGTTAAGAATGAAACTGATGAATCaagaaaagtggaagaaaaCTCTGTTAGTGGATGTTCTGGTCATCTTGGCTGTGAGGTTTCCAAGTCTTTGAACTTATTAGATTCAATGACTGCAACGGAAAGTCCATATATAACTTCAGAAGGATCCGCTGGAACCACGCAAATGAGTCTAGACATTcagaattttcaaaatcatggaCGCCATGATTCAAATAGAGCCGCTGAGTTCTTAGGTCATTCTGAAATACCTGGAAAAATCCCATCTCTTGGAGACAGTTCTTTGTCTACCAGCATAGATGTCAGACGAGAAAATAATACGGAATCTGCAGGTCCTGGCTGTTACTCCTCTGCTATAACCTCTAGAAAAGGGGACACATCACAAGTGAATGGTGGGATTGGCTACATGAACTATTACAGTTTCGCTCAAACTGCCTCATCAGTTGCGGAGGAATTAATGCGTAAATCATCAGACAAAATTGATCAAAACTCTATAATGTCAGAGGAGGATATAGTTTCAGCTCAAATGAAGGCCATTTTGAAGAAATGTACCAAGTTTTATTGGCCAAATATTCAGAACCCAAATGTAAATGCTAGGAAAGAGAAGTGTGGGTGGTGCTTTTCTTGTAAATATGCAACTGATGACAGAGATTGCTTGTTTATCATGTATTTGGGGCCTGTTCAGGAAGGTCCCAAAAGTGATGTGGTTGGGTTTCAATCAAAAAAGATTCGGAAAGGCCATCTCATAGATGTTATATGTCATATTCTCTCCATTGGAGATCGCCTGCGTGGGCTTTTGTTGGGTCCGTGGCTGAATCCACACCATACCAAGTACTGGCATAAAAGTATTCTTAAGGCATCTGATTTAACGTGTATTAAGCATTTGTTGCTCACA TTGGAGTCAAATTTGCATCCTCTTGCATTCTCAACTGAGTGGTCAAGACATGTGGATTCTGTTGTTACTGTGGGTTCAGCATCTCATGTTGTGATCAATTCATCACGTGCATCCTCAAAGCATGGGATTGGCCGAAAAAGGGTTAGGTCTTCAGAACCTGAGTCCAATCCTTCATCAAAAGCTGCTAGTGGATTGGGTATATTCTGGTGGAGGGGTGGTAAACTTTCTCGTCGGGTGTTTAATTGGAAGGTTCTGCCTTGCTCCTTGGCTTCCAAGGCTGCCAGACAAG CTGGGTGTACAAAGATACCGGGCATATTATATCCTGAGAATTCAGAATTTGTGAAGAGAAGTAGATGCGTTGCTTGGCGAGCTGCTGTTGAGACAGCATCGAGTGTTGAACAGCTTGCTTTCCAG GCCAGAGAGCTTGATTCAAACATTAAGTGGGATGACATTGAAAACACACATCCTCTCCCTGCATTGGACAAGGAATCTAGAAAATCAATCAGACTATTTAAGAAAGTTATTATCCGCAGGAAGTGCACTGAAGGGGAAGTGGTAAAATATCTTCTTGATTTTGGCAAGAGAAGAGTTATCCCTGACATTGTTAAAAGACATGGGTCCCGGGTGGATGAATCCTCTAGTGAAAGGAAGAAATATTGGTTGGTGGACTCTTATGTTCCTTTGCATCTCCTGAAAAATTTTGAGGAGAGAAGAGTTGCCCGCAGATCTAATGATATGAAATCTGGGAAACTTCTCGAGGTTGGTAGAGTAAAAAAGAGTTCCTCCCAGAAAAGGggattttcatatttgttttcAAAAGCAGAAAGATCTGCGTATCATCAGTGTGGGCACTGCAATAAAGATGTCCCGATCAG GGAAGCTGTGAGCTGCCAGTACTGCAAAG gattttttcataaaaggcaTGTCAAGAAGTCTGATGGGGCCATCATTGCTGAATGTACATATGCATGCCACCGATGCCAGGATGAGTTGCGTGCCAAGATTGATGTAAAAGGAGGGAAAACTGACACAAAACAAGGGAAAGTACAGTCACAGAAGCGTAAAAAAGCCTTCAAAGATTGCAAGTCAGTTCAACTAAAACGTAGTAAGAAAACCTCAAAGGGTCGACAAATACAATCGCAAAACAGTAAAAAAGCTCCACCTGCTGTGCTTCTACGTCGTTCACCTAGGAAAGCTAAATGCTTGTCACTGCAAAATAAAAAGCCTAGAGGACGCAAGAAAGTGAAGCAGAAGAAATCCAAAAAGGCGGTGTATAAGAAACCAAAGAAACCAAAGAGACGCGCTTCTTGGCAGAAGAAAAGAACACAAGTTTACCACAGTTACTGGCTTAATGGTCTCCTGTTCTCTGGAAAGCCTAATGATGAAAGAGTGATGCATTTTAGGGAGAAAAATATGCTTGCCTCGTCTGAGAAATTGCATGTAATTCTTGATCAGCCCAAATGCTGCCTTTGTGGTGAAGCGGGTTGTGGATCTACATTAAGCTATATTGCTTGTGAAATCTGTGGAG AGTGGTTTCATGGAGATGCTTTTGGACTCAATCCAGAGAACATCGATAAGCTTATTGGATTTAGGTGCCATGTATGTCGCAAAAGGGACCCTCCTATCTGCCCCCATGTGCTAACTGTGAAAAGTGAAGTGTCCCAGTTGGTTGTTGAGACACAAAGTAATGCTGTCGTTGAATGTAATGAAGTATCTAATGCTGTTCCACCATTGAGCGAG ATCACGTGCAATTGA